A window of the Helianthus annuus cultivar XRQ/B chromosome 4, HanXRQr2.0-SUNRISE, whole genome shotgun sequence genome harbors these coding sequences:
- the LOC110935927 gene encoding DExH-box ATP-dependent RNA helicase DExH18, mitochondrial-like: MFMLLSAHRWLIWHQILLRRTVFQMVWPVLRLSSKGIFIQHYECGERGHLSLACPKKQASDVANSIQVANDMEVEKADLAVVGKEASDNADAGRAGRRGSIYLDGLTTTLHLDDLDYLIECLQKLFDEVKKVGLFPFYEQVELFTGQITDVTFFELLEKFGENCRLDGSYFLCKHNHIKKVANMLEKVQGLSLEDRFNFCFAPVNIRDPKAIFTKICSIVLSKRAS; this comes from the exons ATGTTTATGCT ATTGAGTGCTCACAGATGGCTGATATGGCACCAGATATTGTTAAGGCGAACGGTTTTTCAAATG gtttggccagttttgcgactttcgtccaaaggcaTTTTCATCCAGCATTATGAATGTGGTGAAAGAGGTCATCTGTCAttggcatgccctaagaaacaaGCTTCTGATGTGGCGAATTCGATACAGGTGGCTAATGACATGGAAGTTGAGAAAGCTGACTTGGCAGTTGTTGGTAAGGAAGCGAGTGATAATGCTGATGCGGGTCGGGCTGGGCGTAGAGGAAGTATTTATCTTGATGGGCTTACAACCACTTTACACTTAGACGATTTGGACTACTTAATCGAATGCTTACAAAAATTGTTCGATGAAGTTAAGAAAGTGGGCCTCTTCCCATTCTACGAGCAAGTCGAGTTATTCACTGGACAAATCACAGACGTTACGTTCTTCGAATTACTTGAAAAATTTGGTGAAAATTGTCGTTTGGATGGATCGTACTTTTTGTGCAAACACAATCATATAAAAAAAGTCGCTAACATGTTGGAGAAAGTTCAAGGGCTCTCGCTTGAAGACCGGTTTAACTTCTGTTTTGCTCCAGTTAACATTCGGGATCCAAAGGCGATATTTACAAAGATTTGCTCAATCGTACTCTCAAAACGTGCCAGTTAG